In Geminocystis sp. NIES-3708, a single window of DNA contains:
- a CDS encoding DUF4346 domain-containing protein, which produces MITTLLLTELDNELSKRDIKLDPDGYFIIYINRKDELICADHYTNAINDQGLAVDPDTGEVIACKGNSKPRIPTQTFIGRTAKEICVNLLEKTQSSPLSMLDHAAYLGREFMRAEWALKTGEEYIQD; this is translated from the coding sequence ATGATCACTACCTTATTATTAACAGAATTAGATAACGAATTGTCGAAAAGAGATATAAAGTTAGATCCCGACGGATACTTTATTATATATATAAACCGAAAAGATGAATTAATTTGTGCGGATCATTATACAAACGCCATAAATGATCAAGGGTTAGCAGTTGATCCAGATACAGGAGAAGTAATTGCTTGTAAAGGCAATAGTAAACCTAGAATCCCAACTCAAACGTTTATCGGTAGAACAGCAAAGGAAATTTGTGTTAATTTACTAGAAAAAACTCAATCAAGTCCTCTTAGTATGTTAGATCATGCGGCTTATTTAGGGAGAGAATTTATGCGTGCCGAATGGGCTTTAAAAACAGGAGAAGAATATATTCAAGATTAA
- a CDS encoding zinc-dependent alcohol dehydrogenase family protein, whose translation MKAVLMTKAGDFNVLRLTEVALPQITTPTEILVELKAAGINPIDTKIRSRGTFYPESFSAILGCDGAGVVVGIGKEVTRFSCGDEVYFCAGGLGKPNTGNYAQYAVIEQDYVAMKPKSLSFPEAACAPLALITAWESLYDRVKLNSEDTVLIHGGAGGVGHVAIQLAKLRGAKIATTVSNSDKEKLVRKLGADYPILYKQQNFVSAIMDLTQGKGVDVGFDTVGGKTFFDTCQAVKVYGDVVTILEPDCSIENLKTARNRNLRISLELMLTPALMNLKEALKHQTKILEQCALWFDARKLTIHLEQTFPLAEASMAHKIIENGSVTGKIALIIS comes from the coding sequence ATGAAAGCAGTTTTAATGACTAAAGCAGGGGATTTTAATGTACTTCGATTAACAGAAGTCGCCCTTCCACAAATAACAACGCCTACAGAAATTTTAGTAGAATTAAAAGCGGCAGGAATTAACCCTATCGACACAAAAATCCGTAGTCGTGGTACATTTTATCCTGAATCTTTTTCTGCAATTTTAGGTTGTGATGGTGCTGGTGTTGTTGTGGGTATTGGAAAAGAAGTTACAAGATTTAGCTGTGGTGATGAGGTTTATTTTTGTGCTGGTGGTTTAGGAAAACCGAATACGGGAAATTATGCCCAATATGCCGTCATTGAGCAAGATTATGTAGCTATGAAGCCTAAATCATTATCCTTTCCTGAAGCCGCTTGTGCACCCTTAGCATTAATTACAGCATGGGAGTCGTTATATGATAGGGTAAAATTAAATTCTGAAGATACTGTTTTAATTCATGGTGGAGCTGGTGGAGTTGGTCATGTTGCAATTCAGTTAGCTAAACTCAGAGGAGCAAAAATAGCAACTACTGTTAGTAATTCCGATAAAGAAAAATTAGTGCGTAAATTAGGGGCAGATTATCCCATTTTATATAAACAACAAAATTTTGTCTCTGCAATTATGGATTTAACTCAAGGAAAAGGTGTCGATGTGGGTTTTGATACTGTGGGCGGAAAGACTTTTTTTGATACTTGTCAAGCGGTAAAAGTTTACGGTGATGTGGTGACAATTCTTGAACCTGACTGTAGTATTGAAAATTTAAAAACTGCCCGAAATCGTAATTTAAGAATTAGTTTAGAGTTGATGTTAACACCAGCATTAATGAATTTAAAAGAAGCATTAAAACATCAAACTAAAATTTTAGAACAATGTGCGCTATGGTTTGATGCAAGAAAATTAACTATACACCTAGAGCAAACTTTCCCTTTAGCAGAGGCTTCTATGGCACATAAAATAATTGAAAATGGATCTGTCACTGGTAAGATTGCTTTAATTATTTCATAA
- a CDS encoding RNA-guided endonuclease TnpB family protein, whose product MFKTQKNKIRGLSQTEYLALQEMCRLSKNLYNVGLYSVRQFFFAEKAFLRYESNYHQCKTNENYQLLNTDIAQQTLKVVDRSFRSFFNLIKKAKSGNYRFNQISLPRYLKKDGYFSLIIPRIKVKDGFFKVPMSREFKAKYGEVKLPFPDRLVDKSLKEVRIHPKYNCQFFEVEFITEEELQIVEFKSDNALCIDLGLNNLATCVSTNGASFIIDGHKLKSYNHWYNKSNAKLQSIKDKQGTKGVTKRQGRLLLKRNNQIRDYLSKTARYIIENCLRLDIGTLIVGTNKGWKQDINIGKRNNQNFVQIPFYSLKEKLKSLCETYGIQYIEQEESYTSKASALDNDLIPDYNPDHTIKYAFSGKRVKRGLYESKDGIRVNADANAAWNIRRKSNHEGFSQVCKGLLTSPLRISDLNVSLS is encoded by the coding sequence ATGTTTAAAACTCAGAAGAATAAAATTAGAGGACTGTCTCAAACAGAGTATTTAGCTCTACAAGAAATGTGTAGGTTGTCAAAAAACCTCTACAATGTAGGGCTATACTCTGTTAGGCAGTTCTTTTTTGCTGAGAAAGCATTTCTTCGCTATGAATCGAATTACCATCAATGTAAAACTAATGAAAATTATCAATTATTAAATACTGATATTGCTCAACAAACTTTAAAAGTTGTAGATAGAAGTTTCCGTTCGTTTTTTAATTTAATTAAAAAGGCTAAGTCTGGAAATTACCGATTCAATCAAATATCTCTGCCACGCTACCTTAAAAAAGATGGCTATTTTAGCTTAATTATCCCTAGAATTAAAGTTAAAGATGGATTTTTTAAAGTACCTATGTCTAGGGAGTTTAAGGCTAAATATGGTGAAGTTAAATTACCTTTCCCTGACAGATTAGTTGATAAAAGTTTAAAAGAAGTACGAATACATCCTAAATATAATTGCCAGTTTTTTGAGGTAGAATTTATTACTGAGGAAGAACTACAAATTGTTGAGTTTAAGTCTGACAATGCCTTATGTATAGATCTGGGACTTAATAATTTAGCAACTTGTGTAAGTACCAATGGGGCATCGTTTATTATCGATGGTCACAAATTAAAAAGTTATAACCACTGGTACAATAAATCAAACGCTAAGTTACAATCAATCAAGGACAAACAAGGTACTAAAGGAGTAACTAAAAGACAAGGACGATTATTATTAAAAAGGAATAATCAAATTCGAGATTATCTAAGCAAAACAGCTAGATATATTATTGAAAATTGTCTCAGGTTAGATATTGGCACTCTAATAGTAGGGACGAACAAAGGTTGGAAACAAGATATTAACATTGGAAAAAGGAATAATCAGAATTTTGTTCAAATACCTTTTTATTCGTTAAAAGAGAAGTTAAAATCTTTATGTGAAACTTATGGAATTCAGTACATAGAGCAGGAAGAATCTTATACCAGTAAAGCAAGTGCTTTAGACAATGATCTTATTCCTGACTATAATCCTGATCATACTATTAAATATGCCTTTAGCGGTAAAAGAGTAAAAAGGGGATTGTATGAATCAAAGGATGGTATCAGGGTTAATGCCGATGCGAATGCAGCATGGAATATAAGACGTAAAAGTAACCATGAGGGATTTTCCCAAGTGTGTAAGGGGCTTTTGACTAGCCCTTTAAGAATAAGTGACTTGAATGTAAGTTTAAGTTAA
- a CDS encoding NAD(+) kinase, translating into MPKIGVIYNDIKPIACQVAENLQKQLESKGYQVYLATGYAGILGYSHPHRPVCHSPIEQIAVEGFDHNMSFAIVLGGDGTVLSASRQVAPHNIPLLTVNTGHLGFLTEIYLNQLSTALEQVLSGKYEIETRSMMKVTVIRDQTSLWEALCLNEMVVHREPLTSMCHFEIAIGRHSPVDIAADGVIISTPTGSTAYSLSAGGPVVTPDVPVFQLAPICPHSLASRSLVFSDQEPVTIYPATPNQMVMVVDGNAGCYILPDDQVKIVRSPYDVQFIRLQSPEFFRILREKLGWGLPHIAKPTSVELP; encoded by the coding sequence ATGCCCAAAATCGGCGTTATTTACAACGATATAAAACCTATTGCTTGTCAAGTAGCAGAAAACCTACAAAAGCAATTAGAAAGTAAAGGTTATCAAGTTTATTTAGCTACTGGTTATGCTGGCATTTTAGGATACTCACACCCTCATCGTCCAGTGTGTCATAGCCCTATTGAACAAATTGCTGTCGAAGGATTTGATCACAATATGAGTTTCGCCATTGTCTTAGGTGGTGACGGTACAGTTTTATCTGCTTCTCGACAGGTTGCCCCCCATAACATTCCCCTTTTAACGGTCAATACTGGACATTTAGGATTTTTGACCGAAATTTATCTAAATCAACTTTCTACAGCATTAGAACAAGTTTTAAGCGGTAAATATGAGATAGAAACACGCTCGATGATGAAAGTTACAGTGATTCGAGATCAAACTTCTTTGTGGGAAGCTCTTTGTTTAAATGAAATGGTAGTTCACCGAGAACCTCTTACCAGTATGTGTCATTTTGAAATTGCTATTGGCAGACACTCTCCTGTTGATATTGCTGCTGATGGAGTTATTATTTCTACTCCAACAGGTTCAACTGCTTATTCTTTGAGTGCAGGAGGCCCTGTGGTTACTCCTGATGTTCCAGTATTTCAACTAGCCCCTATTTGTCCTCATTCTTTGGCTTCTCGCTCTTTAGTTTTTTCTGATCAAGAACCTGTTACCATTTATCCTGCTACCCCTAATCAAATGGTTATGGTTGTCGATGGAAATGCTGGTTGTTATATCTTACCCGATGATCAAGTCAAAATTGTCCGCTCACCTTATGATGTTCAATTTATTCGTTTACAATCCCCTGAATTTTTCCGTATCCTCAGAGAAAAATTAGGTTGGGGCTTACCACACATAGCTAAACCAACATCTGTAGAATTACCCTAA
- a CDS encoding YqiA/YcfP family alpha/beta fold hydrolase → MSKNPTNNNCQYLYLHGFASSPESTKALYFSEQFRQIPIPLTVINFNEPDFANLSLSRQIDQVSNIINHNNQSNFILIGSSFGGLTTNWLANKYPQNIKALILLAPAFDFFNHLKNIISEQILEEWKKQGFLSIYHYGYKKEMPLKYHFWTDLLSYDESSISHSIPTLIFHGIYDETIPIESSRNYIKKHSNATLQELNSNHSLNDCLFVIWQELQIFLEDK, encoded by the coding sequence ATGAGTAAAAATCCCACAAACAATAACTGTCAATATCTATATTTACATGGTTTTGCTTCTAGTCCCGAATCTACTAAGGCTCTTTATTTTTCAGAACAATTTCGACAAATTCCAATACCCTTAACCGTTATAAACTTTAATGAACCAGACTTCGCTAATCTTAGCCTTTCTCGACAAATTGATCAAGTTAGTAACATTATCAATCATAATAACCAATCTAACTTTATTTTAATTGGTTCTAGTTTTGGCGGATTAACTACTAATTGGTTAGCAAATAAATATCCTCAAAATATCAAAGCTCTAATTTTACTCGCTCCAGCCTTTGATTTTTTTAACCATCTCAAAAATATAATAAGTGAACAAATTCTTGAAGAATGGAAAAAACAAGGTTTTTTGTCTATATATCACTATGGCTATAAAAAAGAAATGCCCTTAAAATACCATTTTTGGACAGATTTACTTTCCTATGATGAATCTTCCATTAGTCACTCAATTCCGACTCTTATCTTTCATGGAATATATGACGAAACTATTCCCATTGAATCTAGCCGTAATTATATAAAAAAACATAGTAACGCCACTCTACAAGAATTAAATAGTAATCATAGTCTTAATGATTGTCTTTTTGTTATTTGGCAAGAATTACAGATTTTTTTGGAAGATAAGTAA